From one Sporanaerobacter acetigenes DSM 13106 genomic stretch:
- a CDS encoding putative glycoside hydrolase, translated as MGKGCRNIFIFATIIILFSFFYVDNYSHSTGFSKKDFLVQPDTNWAPYKEKVEVKGIYLTGNTVGYKDRFDELIRFIDTTEINAVVIDIKDDLGEITYNTDLDYLKDIGATNNIRIEDIGEVMSILREKDIYPIARIVTFKDRNLASKRPDLAVKSKEGTVWRDNKGDAWLNPYNKESWEYPVKIAEEAALKGFKEIQFDYVRFPTDGKRDFIDYGQAIKDIPMEEAIGEFLKYAKERLEPLGVYVSADVFGLVTTSEDDMGLGQYLETIATSVDIVSPMVYPSHYAMGSYGVRYPDAEPYKIVYKSVTTAVNRIDNIHTNDRKAIIRPWLQDFSAPWLKKQYGSYYTKYGEKQIKAQIQACYDSGVREWIFWNASNKYTLDGYERK; from the coding sequence TTGGGAAAAGGATGTAGAAACATATTTATATTTGCCACAATAATTATTTTGTTTTCTTTCTTTTATGTTGACAATTATTCACATTCTACAGGATTTTCTAAAAAGGATTTTTTAGTTCAACCAGATACCAATTGGGCTCCATATAAAGAAAAGGTAGAAGTAAAAGGCATATATCTTACAGGAAATACAGTAGGATATAAAGATAGATTTGATGAACTGATAAGATTTATTGATACTACAGAGATAAATGCAGTAGTCATAGATATAAAAGATGATTTAGGAGAAATAACATACAATACAGATTTGGATTATCTAAAAGATATAGGAGCAACAAACAATATTAGAATTGAAGATATTGGTGAAGTGATGAGCATATTGAGAGAAAAAGATATATATCCTATAGCTCGAATAGTGACTTTTAAAGATAGAAATTTGGCAAGCAAAAGACCTGATTTAGCCGTTAAATCCAAGGAAGGAACTGTGTGGAGAGACAATAAGGGGGATGCTTGGCTCAATCCTTACAACAAAGAGTCCTGGGAATATCCTGTAAAAATAGCTGAAGAAGCGGCTCTTAAGGGGTTTAAAGAAATTCAATTTGATTATGTAAGATTTCCAACTGATGGTAAAAGAGATTTTATAGATTATGGACAAGCTATAAAAGATATTCCTATGGAAGAAGCTATTGGAGAATTTCTTAAGTATGCGAAAGAAAGACTGGAGCCTTTGGGAGTTTATGTGTCAGCAGATGTTTTTGGCTTGGTAACAACTTCAGAAGATGACATGGGATTAGGACAATATTTAGAAACGATAGCTACAAGTGTAGATATTGTATCACCCATGGTTTATCCATCCCATTATGCAATGGGTAGTTATGGAGTTAGATATCCAGATGCAGAGCCATATAAAATAGTTTATAAGAGTGTTACAACTGCTGTAAATAGAATAGATAATATTCATACAAATGATAGAAAAGCTATTATAAGGCCTTGGCTTCAAGACTTTTCAGCTCCATGGTTAAAGAAGCAATATGGTTCTTATTACACAAAATATGGAGAAAAACAGATAAAGGCTCAAATACAGGCTTGTTATGATAGTGGTGTAAGAGAATGGATTTTTTGGAATGCATCAAATAAATATACATTAGATGGGTATGAAAGAAAATAA
- a CDS encoding thioredoxin family protein produces MEAKKIFERGISFKDFVNMDSNSYRDKTLEIYNGVSFEEKNIERIKSIDKKINILICAEIWCPDCMINVPIVEKMRQINENIHISIVGKEGNEGFFKVFNSEENIVRIPTFVFYDKYFTQLGSFVERPTCIKEVYNSGNQPSVIVTMRKYKKGEYAEETLKEILKKIGY; encoded by the coding sequence ATGGAGGCTAAAAAAATATTTGAAAGAGGAATTTCGTTTAAAGATTTTGTAAATATGGATTCAAATTCTTATAGAGATAAAACATTAGAAATTTATAATGGTGTAAGTTTTGAAGAAAAAAATATAGAAAGAATAAAAAGCATAGATAAAAAGATAAATATTTTGATTTGTGCAGAAATTTGGTGCCCAGATTGTATGATAAATGTGCCTATTGTGGAAAAGATGAGACAAATAAATGAAAATATCCACATTTCCATAGTTGGCAAAGAAGGAAATGAGGGATTTTTTAAAGTTTTTAACAGTGAAGAGAATATTGTGAGAATACCTACTTTTGTATTTTATGATAAATATTTCACTCAACTGGGTAGTTTTGTAGAAAGACCTACTTGCATAAAAGAAGTATACAATAGTGGAAATCAGCCATCTGTTATTGTGACCATGAGAAAATATAAAAAAGGTGAATATGCAGAAGAAACCTTGAAGGAAATACTGAAAAAAATAGGGTATTAG